GCACGGTCACTCCCCTGGGTACTCGCACTGTCGCGGTGAGTGCTGTCGGTGGTGGGTGTGGCGTCGGAGGGATTGCACATTCCTGGTTTGGCCCATTTGGCGAATGCTGCTTCGAGGTAGGCCCGGGTTTCGGCGTCGATGAGGAAGGTGCCTTTGGAGAGTCCATGTTGGCCTTGGTCTTTGATGCGGAAGTAGCATTGTTCGGCGATCTGTTGTTCGTCTTTGTCGGTGCCGTCAGGGTCGAGCGTGTCGAAGAGTCTTCTGGCGGCGACTTTGAAGTTGTCGGGGCCGAGTTGGCGGGCCAGTTCGGTGAGTTGCTGCTCGGCGTGGTGGCGGGTTTCGGGATCGATGTCGGGACTGAGGGTGCGGAAGAAGTTGGCGATGATGTGTTGGTGTTCTTCGTCGAGGGTGCCTTCTGTAGCGGCGGCGGCGGCGGCTGTGGTGGTCAGGATCGGATCGAGTCGTTCGCCGGTGATAGCTGAGCGTTGTCCGTACTGTTCGGCGTGGCGGATGCGTTGGCTGGCAAGTCTTCTGGAGAGTCGCAGGAGTATTGCGAGAGTGTCGGGTACAGATCCGTAGATGTGGTCGAGTCCGTGTTGGGCGATGAGGTCGGCGATCCAGGTGTGTGAGAGCGCGAACAGGGTGCGTTGGACTGTTTCGGCGCGGACCAGTAGTGGACGTCGGTCGGAATTCGATGCCCCGACGGTATCGAGACGCGTGAGCATCGAGACTTGATCTTCGATTGTTGCTATCGCGTGTGCGAGGTCGACGTCCTCGATCTCCAGCACGCACGATGGCGTCATCTCTGCCGAAGTGTTGCTGCTCCCGGAAGACCCACTGCCACCGATAAATCCAGTGTCAGATGCCACCCCGGCTACTCCTGAAATACCGTCCCCTGAAAGCATGTGATGAGAGTAACCCCGCCCACCGACAAGAACTCGAACATATGTTCCCCTGGTCGGCCGGCGGCGTTTCAGCTCACGATTTCGGTCGAAGTCCGAACGCAGTAATCGAAGCG
This region of Rhodococcus sp. PAMC28707 genomic DNA includes:
- a CDS encoding DUF222 domain-containing protein, producing MASDTGFIGGSGSSGSSNTSAEMTPSCVLEIEDVDLAHAIATIEDQVSMLTRLDTVGASNSDRRPLLVRAETVQRTLFALSHTWIADLIAQHGLDHIYGSVPDTLAILLRLSRRLASQRIRHAEQYGQRSAITGERLDPILTTTAAAAAATEGTLDEEHQHIIANFFRTLSPDIDPETRHHAEQQLTELARQLGPDNFKVAARRLFDTLDPDGTDKDEQQIAEQCYFRIKDQGQHGLSKGTFLIDAETRAYLEAAFAKWAKPGMCNPSDATPTTDSTHRDSASTQGSDRASGSENGSSEASSTDTDGRAGRDRRSQGRRQHDALKTVVRQMLASGDLGTHRGLPVTAVVTMTLSDLETATGHAVTATGSLIRMRDAIRMASHAHHYLALFDDHGRPLHLGRTKRIATADQRIVLIAADRGCTFPGCTRPAT